A single region of the Penaeus vannamei isolate JL-2024 chromosome 23, ASM4276789v1, whole genome shotgun sequence genome encodes:
- the LOC113814260 gene encoding parathymosin yields MAMRRMLIVVLAVWAVVADEAPTGEDPLVDPNSPDYRDDIKHFAQDNVDDIAHKYTREFNTVEYPDDDEDYEDEDEDYEDEDEDDDEDDEDDDDDDDEGGCGGGDDDDEDYDDEDYEDDRNPVEKVIDTYFS; encoded by the exons ACGGATGTTGATCGTTGTCCTTGCGGTGTGGGCGGTTGTGGCCGATGAAGCGCCAACAGGAGAGGATCCTCTGGTCGATCCAAACAGCCCTGATTATAGGGATGATATAAAG CATTTCGCTCAGGATAACGTTGACGATATCGCCCACAAATACACGCGCGAGTTCAACACCGTGGAGTACCCCGACGATGACGAAGAttacgaagacgaggacgaggactatgaagatgaggacgaggacgacgatgaggatgatgaagatgatgatgacgacgatgacgaaggCGGATGCGGCggaggcgacgacgacgacgaagactaTGATGACGAAGACTACGAAGACGATCGGAATCCCGTCGAGAAAGTCATCGACACGTATTTCTCATGA